The Toxotes jaculatrix isolate fToxJac2 chromosome 14, fToxJac2.pri, whole genome shotgun sequence genome window below encodes:
- the LOC121192576 gene encoding C-C motif chemokine 26-like yields MYSVLCLFSTVNMALRDMITVTAILLCFILGLLIPAPATCSQLSKTCCTRYNRKPVPFQRIKGYREQTAIENCNIEAIIFYTVKNTEICATRRDEWVRKILQLLSSKLKKMSKVGSPPGETPVKKRENPSLHDGSGSFFSTTESFLNDTGSFY; encoded by the exons ATGTATTCAGTTCTCTGCCTTTTCTCCACTGTCAACATGGCTCTCAGAGATATGATCACAGTGACAGCCATTCTCCTCTGCTTCATCCTGGGCCTACTCATTCCAGCTCCAGCTACCT GTTCCCAATTGAGCAAAACCTGTTGTACGAGATACAATAGGAAGCCAGTGCCCTTCCAGCGTATAAAAGGGTACAGAGAACAAACTGCCATCGAAAACTGCAACATCGAGGCGATCAT TTTCTACACAGTAAAGAACACTGAGATATGTGCAACACGGAGGGACGAGTGGGTGAGGAAAATCCTGCAATTACTCAG TTCCAAACTGAAGAAGATGTCCAAGGTCGGCTCACCTCCAGGTGAGACTCCGGTGAAGAAACGTGAAAATCCCTCATTACATGATGGAAGTGGATCTTTCTTCAGTACCACAGAATCATTCCTGAATGACACCGGAAGTTTCTATTAG